A single genomic interval of Zunongwangia sp. HGR-M22 harbors:
- a CDS encoding DUF3124 domain-containing protein gives MMILCILGSCVDRNPNQLTNDTISRRNVGSNEISNENEKALHKIYVPIYSDIYQKSRNERTQLTATLSIRNTSEKDSLYIKRVDYFNTNGDLVKSYLEESIYLTPLETIDYIIEENDTSGGAGANFILEWYGNKNLSPIFQAVMIGGIGNKSFAFTTEGLEVK, from the coding sequence ATGATGATATTGTGTATTCTCGGTTCGTGTGTAGATAGAAATCCAAATCAATTGACCAATGATACCATTAGTAGAAGAAATGTAGGTTCGAATGAGATAAGTAACGAAAACGAAAAGGCTTTACATAAAATCTATGTACCTATATATTCAGATATTTATCAAAAATCAAGAAACGAAAGAACCCAATTAACAGCAACTTTAAGTATTAGGAATACAAGTGAGAAAGATTCTTTATATATAAAAAGAGTTGACTATTTTAATACAAATGGTGATTTAGTAAAAAGTTATCTGGAGGAAAGTATTTATTTAACTCCATTAGAAACAATCGATTACATTATTGAAGAAAATGACACATCTGGGGGAGCTGGTGCCAATTTCATTTTGGAATGGTATGGGAATAAAAATTTAAGCCCAATATTTCAGGCAGTAATGATTGGTGGTATCGGGAATAAATCTTTCGCTTTCACAACTGAGGGACTGGAAGTTAAATAG
- a CDS encoding sensor histidine kinase: protein MKTPPVPSNDDERSEESSKYTKYTIEDEDLNFLGAMVAEICNTDSALISLIDKEKQYIQSTFGMELEVREFPREFTFCAHTINKLDSPTIVPDARKDERFKDNPFVTGENPVIFYSGYPLIDKNGYALGTVCAIDGEPKDLSEDQKNKLVLLSKQVMNILELRKQSEVLTQTNKELSKLNKRFQYITKSTNTGTFEYNLNDYSLEFNEAWWTITGYSSKQNLSLKKWEELVHPEDLPGLKEKIKKHSNAEDRFNYHFRLLHRNENYIWISIKAQFNFGLAKEEPTHVYGTFRDITEQKTKESEILYRQKLLQSLYELSPIGIALNDFETGAFLEVNQKLVDPTGYTREEFLQLNYWELTPKAYEPQEAQQIESMNEKGSYGPYEKEYIKKNGEKYPVVLRGILVEDIDGQKKIWSFIEDISEHKKDELEKAQHLEKIQNLLHIKNDQNERLENFAHIVSHNLRSHSSAINTLIHFIQEENTTLNETETFKYLIQASSNLETTIADLNEIVEVNLSNAKDFKPIDIYPLIKKNVESVFPLAKENKVAIFIDIEPETYMIGVRSYLESIFLNFITNSIKYNAVDRDSYLKISAQSEGNFTTVIFEDNGLGIDMDTYGKKLFKMYQTFHNHKDARGIGLFITKNQIETMKGTIEVSSKVNIGTTFTIKIPNKK, encoded by the coding sequence ATGAAAACTCCACCTGTTCCTTCCAACGATGACGAGCGATCTGAAGAATCTTCCAAGTATACCAAATATACTATAGAAGATGAAGATTTAAATTTTTTAGGTGCAATGGTAGCCGAGATTTGTAACACTGATAGCGCCCTCATATCCCTCATTGATAAAGAAAAGCAGTATATTCAATCTACCTTTGGAATGGAACTGGAGGTTCGGGAATTCCCCAGGGAGTTTACCTTTTGTGCCCATACTATTAATAAATTAGATAGTCCTACTATCGTACCCGATGCCAGAAAAGATGAACGATTTAAAGATAACCCATTTGTCACAGGGGAAAATCCGGTGATATTTTATTCTGGGTATCCATTAATTGATAAGAATGGTTATGCTTTAGGAACTGTCTGTGCTATAGACGGAGAGCCGAAAGACTTAAGTGAAGATCAGAAAAATAAATTGGTTTTACTCTCTAAACAGGTAATGAATATACTGGAACTTAGAAAACAATCGGAAGTTCTTACCCAAACAAATAAAGAACTTTCTAAGTTGAACAAAAGATTTCAATATATTACTAAAAGTACGAATACCGGGACTTTTGAATATAATTTAAATGATTATTCCCTTGAATTTAATGAGGCTTGGTGGACGATTACCGGCTATTCCAGTAAGCAAAACCTATCCTTAAAAAAATGGGAAGAGTTGGTTCATCCGGAAGACCTTCCTGGCTTAAAGGAGAAAATTAAAAAACATTCTAATGCTGAAGATCGTTTTAATTATCATTTCCGTCTATTACATAGAAATGAAAATTATATCTGGATAAGTATTAAAGCCCAATTTAATTTTGGTTTAGCTAAGGAAGAACCCACCCACGTCTATGGCACATTTAGAGACATTACAGAACAGAAAACCAAAGAGTCCGAAATTCTTTATAGACAAAAACTTTTGCAATCATTATATGAGCTCTCCCCTATAGGTATTGCCCTTAATGATTTTGAGACAGGGGCATTTTTAGAAGTAAATCAAAAACTGGTAGATCCTACCGGTTACACCAGAGAAGAATTCCTACAACTGAATTATTGGGAGCTCACCCCTAAAGCGTATGAACCGCAAGAAGCACAACAGATAGAATCGATGAACGAAAAAGGTTCATATGGCCCTTATGAAAAAGAATACATCAAAAAGAATGGGGAAAAATACCCAGTTGTGCTAAGAGGTATTTTGGTAGAAGATATCGACGGGCAAAAAAAGATATGGAGTTTTATTGAAGATATCTCTGAACACAAAAAAGATGAACTTGAAAAGGCACAGCACTTAGAAAAGATTCAAAATTTATTACATATAAAAAACGATCAAAACGAGCGGTTAGAAAACTTTGCCCATATTGTTTCCCATAATTTACGTTCCCATTCTAGTGCTATTAATACGCTAATTCATTTTATACAAGAAGAAAATACTACGTTAAATGAAACGGAAACATTTAAGTATTTAATTCAGGCATCGTCCAATCTTGAGACCACCATTGCAGATTTAAATGAAATTGTGGAAGTAAATCTATCTAATGCTAAAGATTTTAAACCAATTGATATTTATCCATTGATTAAAAAGAATGTGGAAAGTGTATTTCCCTTGGCCAAAGAAAACAAGGTAGCGATCTTTATAGATATTGAACCAGAAACCTATATGATAGGGGTACGCTCATACCTAGAGAGTATTTTCCTTAATTTTATCACCAATAGTATTAAATACAATGCTGTAGACCGGGACAGCTATCTCAAGATTTCTGCGCAATCGGAAGGAAATTTTACCACGGTAATTTTTGAAGATAATGGTCTGGGAATAGATATGGACACCTATGGCAAAAAACTGTTTAAAATGTATCAAACTTTTCACAACCATAAAGATGCCCGTGGCATCGGACTGTTTATTACCAAAAACCAGATAGAAACAATGAAGGGAACTATCGAAGTAAGCAGTAAAGTCAATATAGGTACCACTTTTACAATTAAAATCCCTAATAAAAAATAA